In Arthrobacter alpinus, a single window of DNA contains:
- a CDS encoding helix-turn-helix transcriptional regulator gives MMPEELATLTLLRKARDMIDRDYAEPLDVPTIAAKAFMSPAHFSRKFRAAYGETPYSYLMTRRIERASALLRAGYSVTDACMAVGATSLGSFSTRFTEIMGETPSNYKSRDHKAIEAMPPCFVRVTTRPARDGSGKSSRNEEAPAATAS, from the coding sequence ATGATGCCGGAGGAATTGGCAACGCTCACGCTGCTGCGCAAGGCCCGAGACATGATCGACCGGGACTACGCGGAGCCGTTGGACGTGCCCACCATCGCTGCCAAGGCGTTCATGTCGCCAGCGCATTTTTCCCGCAAGTTCCGGGCTGCCTATGGTGAAACGCCCTACAGCTACCTCATGACACGGCGGATTGAGAGGGCCTCAGCATTGCTGCGTGCCGGCTATTCAGTCACCGATGCGTGCATGGCCGTGGGCGCCACCTCGCTGGGCTCTTTTAGCACCCGCTTCACCGAAATCATGGGCGAGACCCCCAGCAACTACAAGAGCCGCGACCACAAGGCCATAGAGGCCATGCCGCCGTGCTTTGTCAGGGTGACCACCCGGCCGGCGCGCGATGGTTCGGGCAAGTCGAGCAGAAATGAAGAAGCACCCGCGGCCACGGCGTCATAG
- a CDS encoding VOC family protein produces the protein MTISLQYTHMTVTNPDEAIAFYRDALGLEVQNDVSNGDFRWVTMGTLSQPGLGIVLSEPHAGRSQEDGDAMAELLAKGVLPMINFSASDLDATFDQAVTAGAEVLQEPVDQPWGPRDCAFRDPSGNMVRVSQA, from the coding sequence ATGACTATTTCACTGCAATATACGCACATGACAGTAACCAACCCCGATGAGGCCATCGCCTTCTACCGTGATGCACTGGGCCTTGAGGTTCAAAACGATGTCAGCAATGGCGATTTCCGCTGGGTCACGATGGGCACGCTCTCACAGCCGGGCCTGGGAATCGTCCTGTCCGAACCGCACGCGGGGCGCTCCCAGGAAGACGGCGACGCCATGGCCGAGCTGCTCGCCAAGGGGGTGCTGCCCATGATCAATTTCAGCGCCTCCGATCTTGACGCCACCTTTGATCAGGCCGTGACCGCCGGCGCCGAGGTGCTCCAGGAACCCGTGGATCAGCCGTGGGGCCCGCGCGACTGCGCCTTCCGCGACCCCTCCGGAAACATGGTCCGCGTTTCCCAGGCCTGA
- a CDS encoding cystathionine gamma-synthase: protein MTVSRRRNKTMTEGFNTRAVHAGQTPDPTTGSVIPPLYQTTTFAQDGIGKLRNGYEYGRGTNPTRDGLQAQLAALEGGEFAFSFASGLAAEDALIRALLLPGDHIIMGNDVYGGTYRLINRVLSVWGISNAAVDMNDADALAAAVAAGGPEGKTKMVWVETPSNPMMKITDIAALAEVAHAAGALLVVDNTFASPYLQNPLALGADVVVHSTTKYIGGHSDASGGAIILSDAEAAEKIGFVQFAVGAVSAPMEAWLTTRGLKTLGVRMDRHCSNAQQIAEWLLTRPEVEKVLYPGLPDHPGHELAAKQMRGFGGMISVQFKGGEAAARKVAESTHLFTLAESLGGIESLMNYPSEMTHASVKGTELAVPENLIRLSVGIEDIADLIADLDQALNTLG from the coding sequence CTGACCGTTTCCAGACGAAGGAACAAAACCATGACTGAAGGCTTCAACACCCGGGCCGTCCACGCCGGACAAACCCCCGATCCCACCACCGGCTCCGTGATCCCGCCGCTGTACCAAACCACAACGTTCGCCCAGGACGGGATTGGCAAGCTGCGCAACGGCTACGAATACGGCCGCGGCACCAACCCCACCCGCGACGGCCTCCAGGCTCAGCTCGCGGCACTTGAAGGCGGCGAATTCGCGTTCAGCTTCGCCTCAGGCCTGGCTGCCGAGGACGCCCTGATCCGTGCACTGCTGCTCCCTGGCGATCACATCATCATGGGCAACGACGTCTACGGCGGCACGTACCGGCTCATCAACAGGGTCCTCTCGGTCTGGGGCATCAGCAACGCTGCCGTTGACATGAACGACGCCGACGCGCTGGCCGCCGCTGTTGCTGCGGGCGGGCCGGAAGGCAAGACGAAGATGGTGTGGGTGGAGACGCCGTCGAACCCCATGATGAAGATTACCGACATTGCCGCGCTGGCCGAGGTGGCGCATGCGGCCGGTGCGCTCTTGGTTGTGGACAACACCTTCGCTTCGCCGTACCTGCAGAACCCCCTGGCCCTGGGCGCCGACGTGGTGGTCCATTCCACCACCAAGTACATTGGCGGTCACTCCGATGCCTCCGGCGGCGCCATCATTTTGTCCGACGCCGAGGCTGCCGAGAAGATCGGCTTCGTCCAGTTCGCCGTGGGTGCCGTTTCAGCCCCCATGGAAGCCTGGCTGACCACGCGCGGGCTCAAGACCCTGGGCGTGCGCATGGACCGGCACTGCAGCAACGCGCAGCAGATCGCCGAGTGGCTGCTGACCCGGCCCGAGGTTGAGAAGGTCTTGTACCCGGGCCTGCCCGACCACCCCGGGCACGAACTGGCCGCCAAGCAGATGCGTGGTTTCGGCGGCATGATCTCGGTGCAGTTCAAGGGTGGCGAGGCTGCTGCGCGCAAGGTAGCCGAGTCCACCCACCTATTCACGTTGGCCGAGTCGTTGGGCGGCATTGAATCACTCATGAACTACCCGTCTGAGATGACACACGCCTCCGTCAAGGGCACCGAGCTGGCCGTGCCGGAAAACCTCATCCGGTTGTCCGTGGGCATTGAGGACATCGCTGACCTCATTGCGGATCTGGACCAGGCGCTCAACACCCTGGGCTAA
- a CDS encoding SRPBCC family protein, producing MEYTQEIVVNVPRDRFLELFDNPSLMSHWQKGLLSFEPLTGVPGQNGATSKLVYKRGRGTLEMVETILRRQLPDHFDGSYDANGVHNISNNQFIDLDGTATKWVAHNIFELKGFMKVIGLLFGFTFRKETLKTMEAFKKFAESNPQS from the coding sequence ATGGAATACACCCAAGAGATTGTTGTCAATGTTCCCCGGGATCGCTTCCTCGAGCTGTTCGACAACCCGAGCCTCATGTCACACTGGCAAAAGGGGCTGCTTTCCTTTGAGCCATTGACGGGTGTCCCCGGACAAAACGGCGCAACCTCGAAGCTCGTCTACAAACGCGGCCGCGGCACCTTGGAAATGGTGGAAACCATTCTCCGGCGCCAATTGCCGGATCATTTTGATGGCAGCTACGATGCCAACGGTGTGCACAACATCAGCAACAACCAGTTCATTGATCTGGACGGCACCGCTACAAAGTGGGTGGCCCACAACATCTTCGAGCTGAAGGGCTTCATGAAGGTGATCGGGCTGCTATTTGGCTTCACCTTCCGGAAGGAAACCCTGAAGACCATGGAGGCGTTCAAGAAGTTCGCCGAATCCAACCCGCAAAGCTGA
- a CDS encoding cystathionine beta-synthase, with the protein MKYANSVLDLIGNTPLVKLNKVTEGIQATVLVKLEYMNPGGSAKDRIAVKMLDEAAKEGKIKPGGTVVEPTSGNTGVAMAMVAQARGYKCVFVVPDKVGEDKRAVLQAYGAEVVVTPTAVAADSPQSYYGVSDRLVKEIPGAYKPDQFSNQNGPLSHYESTGPEIWRDTEGKVTHFVAGVGTGGTISGTGRFLREVSADRPEADGGEVQIIGADPEGSVYSGGTGRPYLVEGVGEDIWPPSYDKNVPHQIIAVTDNDSFAMTRRLAREEGLLVGGSSGMAVVAALEAAKDLGPEAVVVVLLPDSGRGYLAKIFDDKWMQSYGFLKVTDEPAIGDVLKAKTGRLPDLVHIHPNETVRDVINLMAEYGVSQIPVLSAEPPVVMGEVIGSVDERTLTGKLFRHEAKLTDKITEHMQPLLPIIGSLEPISAARTKLQDVDALMVTFVGAPVGVLTRHDLLTYLND; encoded by the coding sequence ATGAAGTATGCGAACTCCGTCCTGGACCTCATTGGCAACACTCCCTTGGTGAAATTGAACAAGGTGACCGAGGGAATCCAGGCCACCGTGCTGGTGAAACTTGAATACATGAATCCGGGTGGTTCCGCCAAGGACCGCATTGCCGTGAAGATGCTGGATGAGGCTGCCAAGGAAGGCAAAATCAAGCCCGGCGGTACGGTGGTGGAACCCACCAGCGGCAACACCGGCGTCGCCATGGCCATGGTGGCCCAGGCTCGCGGCTACAAGTGTGTTTTTGTGGTCCCGGACAAGGTGGGTGAAGACAAGCGCGCCGTCCTGCAGGCCTACGGTGCCGAGGTGGTGGTGACCCCCACTGCGGTCGCCGCGGACAGCCCGCAGTCCTATTACGGTGTCTCCGACCGGCTCGTCAAGGAAATTCCCGGCGCCTACAAGCCCGATCAGTTCTCCAACCAAAACGGGCCGCTGAGCCACTACGAATCGACCGGGCCCGAGATTTGGCGCGATACCGAAGGCAAGGTCACCCACTTTGTTGCTGGTGTGGGCACCGGCGGCACCATTTCCGGCACGGGTCGCTTCCTGCGTGAGGTCTCCGCTGACCGTCCCGAGGCCGACGGCGGCGAGGTCCAGATCATCGGTGCCGACCCGGAAGGCTCCGTTTACTCCGGCGGCACCGGCCGTCCGTACCTGGTGGAAGGCGTGGGCGAGGACATCTGGCCCCCGTCCTACGATAAAAACGTTCCGCACCAGATCATCGCCGTCACGGACAATGACAGCTTCGCCATGACCCGCCGCCTGGCCCGCGAGGAGGGCCTGCTTGTGGGAGGTTCCTCCGGCATGGCCGTGGTGGCCGCACTGGAAGCCGCCAAGGATCTCGGGCCGGAAGCCGTCGTCGTCGTTCTTCTGCCTGACAGCGGGCGTGGCTACCTGGCCAAGATCTTTGATGACAAGTGGATGCAGTCGTACGGTTTCCTGAAGGTCACCGACGAGCCCGCAATCGGCGACGTACTCAAGGCCAAGACCGGGCGGCTGCCGGATTTGGTGCACATCCACCCGAACGAGACCGTGCGCGACGTCATCAACCTGATGGCCGAGTACGGTGTCTCCCAAATTCCCGTGCTTTCCGCCGAGCCGCCTGTGGTGATGGGTGAGGTCATTGGCTCGGTCGATGAACGCACCCTGACGGGCAAGTTGTTCCGCCACGAGGCCAAGCTGACGGACAAGATCACCGAACACATGCAGCCGCTGCTGCCCATCATCGGTTCGCTGGAACCGATCTCCGCCGCGCGCACCAAATTGCAGGACGTGGACGCGCTCATGGTGACGTTTGTGGGGGCGCCCGTTGGCGTCCTGACGCGCCACGACCTGCTGACCTACCTCAACGACTGA
- a CDS encoding AAA family ATPase, giving the protein MLSSTDPLPRLPRRMLVAGVSGSGKTSLAGRTAALLGIPYTELDSLFHGPNWEPRADFAADVERLTAAPSWATEWQYSAMRPLLAQRADTLLWLDFPMPVSMGRLIRRTVQRRLRRVELWNGNFEGPLWSIFNNPDHIIRWGWRTRNSLRKVVPELEHEHPGLQVVRLSRPKDVEVWIGMLERRVASGEQLQP; this is encoded by the coding sequence ATGCTCTCCTCCACCGATCCCCTGCCCCGCCTGCCCAGACGCATGCTGGTTGCCGGAGTCTCCGGTTCGGGCAAAACCTCATTGGCAGGACGGACGGCCGCCTTACTGGGCATCCCGTACACCGAGCTCGACAGTCTTTTCCACGGCCCGAACTGGGAGCCGCGCGCGGACTTCGCGGCCGACGTCGAACGTCTCACCGCTGCGCCGAGCTGGGCTACCGAGTGGCAATATTCGGCAATGCGGCCATTGTTGGCCCAACGCGCCGACACTCTGTTGTGGCTGGATTTCCCCATGCCGGTATCCATGGGGCGGCTCATCCGGCGCACAGTCCAGCGCCGGCTGCGACGCGTGGAGCTGTGGAACGGCAACTTTGAAGGTCCGCTATGGAGCATTTTCAACAACCCCGACCACATCATCCGTTGGGGCTGGCGCACCCGCAATTCACTAAGAAAGGTTGTGCCGGAGTTGGAACACGAGCATCCCGGGCTTCAGGTAGTGCGGCTCTCCAGGCCCAAAGATGTTGAGGTGTGGATAGGTATGCTCGAACGCCGTGTTGCCTCCGGCGAGCAGCTTCAACCATGA